A single region of the Bacillus cereus genome encodes:
- a CDS encoding DUF1444 domain-containing protein → MKMTSKKMKDELMKKLSRPEWDFHYDSEKEVLRIEQTDSKKGINVSLPGVVAKWEVNKEKAIEEVAYYVQEALIAMHKEENSTAKILPVIRSTSFPKQSEEGNPFIMTDHTAETRIYYALDSNKTYRLIDERLLQKLELTEQQVREMALFNARSLGYEFKQDTVAGNTFYFLNTNDGYDATRILNESLLQSMREKISGDMVVAVPHQDVLIIADIVNEIGYDIIAQMTMKFFAEGHVPITSLSFVYEDGDFEPIFILAKNRKKTDGKEKG, encoded by the coding sequence ATGAAAATGACAAGTAAAAAGATGAAAGACGAGTTAATGAAGAAATTATCTCGACCAGAATGGGATTTTCATTATGATAGCGAGAAAGAAGTTCTTCGTATTGAACAAACAGACTCGAAAAAAGGTATTAACGTATCACTTCCAGGAGTAGTAGCAAAATGGGAAGTGAACAAAGAAAAAGCGATTGAAGAGGTCGCTTATTACGTACAAGAAGCGCTAATTGCAATGCATAAAGAAGAAAATAGCACGGCGAAAATTTTACCTGTTATTCGCTCTACTTCTTTCCCGAAACAATCAGAAGAAGGAAATCCGTTTATTATGACGGACCACACGGCGGAAACACGTATTTACTATGCGCTAGATTCTAATAAAACGTATCGATTAATTGATGAGCGCTTATTGCAAAAATTAGAGCTTACAGAGCAACAAGTACGTGAAATGGCATTATTTAATGCTCGCTCATTAGGTTATGAATTTAAGCAGGACACAGTAGCAGGTAATACATTCTACTTTTTAAACACAAATGATGGGTATGATGCGACTCGTATTTTAAACGAATCGTTACTACAATCGATGCGTGAAAAGATCTCTGGTGACATGGTTGTGGCAGTTCCTCACCAAGATGTATTAATTATTGCTGATATCGTCAACGAAATCGGTTATGATATTATTGCACAAATGACAATGAAATTTTTTGCCGAAGGGCATGTTCCGATTACATCACTTTCATTCGTATATGAAGATGGGGACTTCGAACCAATCTTTATTTTAGCGAAGAATCGGAAGAAGACAGATGGAAAAGAGAAAGGATGA
- a CDS encoding PepSY domain-containing protein, protein MSWKGLVAGLGVGFAAGYFVANKVQEQSHISSEKALKMVKQALSHKGEITGSWVHMVPETFEKYDVAYEVYRGGLTTMLDDIQERFEFLVDAKTGTVLEVIAA, encoded by the coding sequence ATGAGCTGGAAAGGTTTAGTAGCAGGTCTTGGCGTTGGGTTCGCAGCTGGTTATTTCGTTGCAAACAAAGTACAAGAACAATCCCATATTTCTTCAGAAAAAGCATTGAAAATGGTGAAACAAGCATTAAGTCATAAAGGTGAAATTACTGGCTCTTGGGTACATATGGTTCCAGAGACATTTGAAAAATATGATGTCGCATATGAAGTTTATCGCGGCGGTCTTACAACAATGTTAGATGATATACAAGAACGATTTGAATTTTTAGTTGATGCAAAAACAGGCACTGTTTTAGAGGTTATAGCAGCATAA
- a CDS encoding M42 family metallopeptidase: protein MNKETLQLFRTLTELQGASGFEHDVRRFMKQELSKYADEIVQDGLGSVFGLKKGDETGPRVLVAGHMDEVGFMVTQITKNGMLRFQTLGGWWSQVLLAQRVQVMTKNGPVIGVVGSIPPHLLSDAQRAKPMDMKNMLIDIGADSYEDAIEIGVKPGQQIVPICPFTPMANEKKIMAKAWDNRYGCGLAIELLKELKDETLPNTLYSGATVQEEVGLRGAQTAANMIQPDIFYALDASPANDASGDKTQFGQLGKGALLRIYDRTMVTHRGMREFILDTAETHNIPYQYFISQGGTDAGRVHTSNSGIPSAVIGVCARYIHTHASILHVDDYAAAKELITKLVRATDKTTLETIKNNA, encoded by the coding sequence GTGAATAAAGAGACATTACAATTATTTCGTACGTTAACAGAATTACAAGGTGCATCAGGTTTTGAACATGATGTGCGCCGTTTTATGAAGCAAGAATTAAGCAAATATGCTGATGAAATTGTGCAAGACGGTTTAGGTAGCGTATTTGGTCTGAAAAAAGGGGACGAAACTGGCCCACGCGTTCTTGTAGCAGGTCATATGGATGAAGTAGGTTTCATGGTTACGCAAATTACGAAAAATGGGATGCTTCGTTTTCAAACGTTAGGCGGTTGGTGGAGCCAAGTACTATTAGCGCAGCGCGTACAAGTTATGACGAAGAACGGTCCTGTTATTGGGGTTGTTGGTTCTATCCCTCCTCATTTATTAAGTGATGCGCAACGTGCAAAACCGATGGATATGAAAAATATGTTAATTGATATAGGTGCAGATAGCTATGAAGATGCGATTGAAATTGGCGTAAAACCAGGACAACAAATCGTGCCAATCTGTCCGTTCACGCCGATGGCAAATGAGAAGAAAATTATGGCGAAAGCTTGGGACAACCGTTATGGATGTGGCCTTGCTATTGAGTTATTAAAAGAATTAAAAGATGAAACATTACCAAACACATTATACTCTGGTGCTACTGTACAAGAAGAAGTAGGTCTTCGCGGAGCACAAACAGCTGCAAATATGATTCAACCAGACATTTTCTATGCGCTTGATGCAAGCCCAGCAAACGATGCATCTGGTGATAAAACGCAGTTCGGTCAATTAGGAAAAGGTGCGCTTCTTCGTATTTACGACCGCACGATGGTAACTCATAGAGGAATGCGTGAATTCATTTTAGATACAGCAGAAACACACAATATTCCGTACCAATACTTTATTTCACAGGGGGGTACAGATGCGGGCCGTGTACATACAAGTAACTCAGGTATCCCATCAGCAGTAATTGGTGTTTGTGCTCGCTACATTCATACGCATGCTTCTATTTTACATGTTGATGATTATGCAGCAGCAAAAGAACTTATTACAAAGCTTGTAAGAGCAACGGACAAAACGACGTTAGAAACGATTAAGAATAACGCGTAA
- a CDS encoding thioredoxin family protein: MKSLESMEQFQELKNEENVVFMFSAEWCPDCRFVDPFMPEVEEKYSDFSFYYVDRDEFIDLCVKLDVFGIPSFVAYNKGEETGRYVNKDRKTQEQIEEFIEGLK; this comes from the coding sequence ATGAAATCATTAGAAAGCATGGAACAATTCCAAGAATTAAAAAATGAAGAGAATGTAGTCTTCATGTTCTCAGCAGAATGGTGCCCAGATTGCCGTTTCGTTGATCCATTTATGCCAGAAGTAGAAGAGAAGTATAGTGATTTCTCATTTTACTATGTAGATCGTGATGAATTTATTGATCTATGCGTGAAATTAGACGTATTTGGCATTCCGAGCTTTGTAGCGTACAATAAAGGTGAAGAAACTGGACGCTATGTAAACAAAGATCGTAAAACACAAGAGCAAATCGAAGAGTTTATTGAAGGTTTAAAATAA
- a CDS encoding DNA translocase FtsK, which yields MLDWMKKLFNKEEEKTVMNKEVSAQIESQPKIPRVNHYTEAREAQMASRNAGKCRFPLIPDNGFDEEDVREIEHFEERPVQVVTYEEPSAQSGIKVERSRRLYVEKAVPTYEEPELQYEQEQEPIVKKASVQSQESNRRPFRPTEMISPIYGYNRPSVEKKVVQEEEKEREDLEISIEGKSVVDAWLEKKGYTLSDFSEGKKEGSSNKEGLNEQTQKNSKVKEKSVVDTWLEKNGYEIESQVPSLEESQSDQLLHTTVQALQQEQDVVELSHIEDNEETLQEESIDSKVENVETILREEIECSTEIEETIAEVVANQIEEESSEDVVIVKTDEKLQETITIEIPDAFEEELEEAKGATEEVAELEETKEVAEEVAELEETKEVAEEVAELEETKEVAEEVAELEETKEVAEEVAELEETKEVAEEVAELEETKEVAEEVAELEETKEVAEEVAELEETKEVAEEVAELEETKEVAEEVAELEETKEVAEEVAELEETKEVAEEVAELEETKEVAEEVAELGETKEVAEEVAELGETKEVAEEVVELEETKEVAEEVAELEETKEVAEEVVELEETKEVAEEVAELEETKEEEPISQETVIEETMNTDLVGNTPVAGQPVISQQETITFKEESEVFVPVSETDEQTKKDVQNFANVLIEEAEEKKQVAEEQPALQIEEPKREKKRHVPFNVVMLKQDRKKLMERHAARTNVMQSTASKRVEEKPMQQVVVEPQVEEKPMQQVVVEPQVEEKPVQQVVVEPQVEEKPMQQVVVEPQVEEKPMQQVVVEPQVEEKPVQQVVVEPEAEEKLVQQVVVEPEAEEKPMQQMVVEPQVEEKPVQQMVVEQVQEKAYVVNQRENDMRNVLQTPPTYAIPPLTLLSIPQQAALDNTEWLDEQKELLNTTFNNFHVGAHVINVSQGPAVTRFEVQPDPGVKVNKITNLSDDIKLSLAAKDIRIEAPIPGKSAIGIEVPNKESKPVFLREILRSPVFTKSESPLTVALGLDISGDPIVTDIRKMPHGLIAGATGSGKSVCINAILTSILYKAKPHEVKLMLIDPKMVELAPYNSVPHLVAPVITDVKAATAALKWAVEEMERRYELFAHAGARDLTRYNTIVSGREIPGETLPYIVIVIDELADLMMVAPGDVEEAICRIAQKARACGIHLLVATQRPSVDVITGLIKSNIPTRIAFTVSSQVDSRTIIDIGGAEKLLGRGDMLFLGNGTSKPVRVQGVYVSDDEIEKTVDHVRKQMKPNYLFKQEDLLAKTEQAESEDELFFDACQFVVEQGGASTSSVQRKFRIGYNRAARLIEEMESQGIISEGRGTKPRDVLISEDEFAAMQETNV from the coding sequence ATGTTAGATTGGATGAAAAAGCTGTTTAACAAAGAGGAAGAAAAAACAGTGATGAATAAAGAAGTGTCGGCACAAATTGAAAGTCAGCCGAAAATTCCTCGTGTAAACCACTACACTGAAGCAAGAGAAGCACAAATGGCAAGTCGAAATGCAGGGAAATGCCGTTTTCCATTAATACCGGATAATGGGTTCGATGAAGAGGATGTAAGAGAAATAGAGCACTTTGAAGAACGACCTGTTCAAGTAGTAACATACGAAGAGCCGTCTGCTCAAAGCGGAATAAAAGTGGAAAGAAGCAGACGACTATATGTGGAAAAAGCAGTTCCTACATATGAAGAGCCGGAATTGCAATATGAACAGGAACAAGAGCCTATCGTAAAAAAAGCATCCGTCCAATCACAAGAAAGTAACCGTAGACCATTTCGTCCAACAGAGATGATTTCACCGATTTATGGATATAATCGTCCTTCAGTAGAAAAGAAGGTTGTACAGGAGGAAGAAAAAGAAAGAGAAGATCTTGAAATATCCATTGAAGGAAAATCAGTTGTGGACGCATGGTTAGAGAAAAAGGGCTACACATTATCCGATTTTTCAGAAGGCAAAAAAGAAGGTTCGTCTAATAAGGAAGGACTGAACGAACAAACACAAAAAAATAGTAAAGTAAAAGAAAAATCGGTTGTGGATACATGGTTAGAGAAAAATGGTTACGAGATTGAGAGTCAAGTTCCTTCATTAGAAGAAAGCCAGAGTGATCAGTTGCTTCATACAACTGTACAAGCCTTGCAGCAAGAACAAGATGTAGTGGAGTTATCGCATATAGAAGATAACGAAGAAACTCTACAAGAAGAGTCAATAGATTCTAAAGTAGAGAACGTGGAAACGATATTAAGAGAAGAAATCGAATGTAGTACAGAAATAGAAGAAACTATTGCTGAAGTTGTAGCAAATCAAATTGAAGAGGAATCTTCAGAAGATGTAGTAATTGTAAAAACAGATGAAAAGCTTCAAGAAACAATCACTATAGAAATACCAGATGCTTTTGAAGAAGAATTAGAGGAAGCTAAGGGAGCAACAGAAGAAGTTGCAGAATTAGAAGAAACTAAGGAAGTGGCAGAAGAAGTTGCAGAATTAGAAGAAACTAAGGAAGTGGCAGAAGAAGTTGCAGAATTAGAAGAAACTAAGGAAGTGGCAGAAGAAGTTGCAGAATTAGAAGAAACTAAGGAAGTGGCAGAAGAAGTTGCAGAATTAGAAGAAACTAAGGAAGTGGCAGAAGAAGTTGCAGAATTAGAAGAAACTAAGGAAGTGGCAGAAGAAGTTGCGGAGTTAGAAGAAACTAAGGAAGTGGCAGAAGAAGTTGCGGAGTTAGAAGAAACTAAGGAAGTGGCAGAAGAAGTTGCGGAGTTAGAAGAAACTAAGGAAGTGGCAGAAGAAGTTGCGGAGTTAGAAGAAACTAAGGAAGTGGCAGAAGAAGTTGCGGAGTTAGAAGAAACTAAGGAAGTGGCAGAAGAAGTTGCGGAGTTAGAAGAAACTAAGGAAGTGGCAGAAGAAGTTGCGGAGTTAGGAGAAACTAAGGAAGTGGCAGAAGAAGTTGCGGAGTTAGGAGAAACTAAGGAAGTGGCAGAAGAAGTTGTGGAATTAGAAGAAACTAAGGAAGTGGCAGAAGAAGTTGCGGAATTAGAAGAAACTAAGGAAGTGGCAGAAGAAGTTGTGGAATTAGAGGAAACTAAGGAAGTGGCAGAAGAAGTTGCGGAGTTAGAAGAAACTAAGGAAGAAGAACCAATTTCTCAAGAAACAGTAATTGAAGAAACGATGAATACAGATTTAGTGGGAAATACACCAGTTGCAGGGCAACCAGTGATTTCTCAACAAGAAACAATTACATTCAAGGAAGAAAGTGAAGTATTCGTACCAGTTTCAGAAACGGATGAGCAAACAAAGAAAGATGTTCAAAACTTTGCGAACGTTTTAATTGAAGAAGCGGAAGAAAAGAAGCAAGTTGCTGAAGAACAGCCTGCTTTACAAATAGAAGAACCGAAACGTGAGAAAAAACGTCATGTCCCATTTAATGTTGTCATGTTAAAGCAAGACAGAAAGAAATTAATGGAAAGACATGCGGCAAGAACGAACGTAATGCAATCAACTGCCAGTAAACGAGTGGAAGAAAAGCCAATGCAGCAAGTGGTAGTAGAACCGCAAGTGGAAGAAAAGCCAATGCAGCAAGTGGTAGTAGAACCGCAAGTGGAAGAAAAGCCAGTGCAGCAAGTGGTAGTAGAACCGCAAGTGGAAGAAAAGCCAATGCAGCAAGTGGTAGTAGAACCGCAAGTGGAAGAAAAGCCAATGCAGCAAGTGGTAGTAGAACCGCAAGTGGAAGAAAAGCCAGTGCAGCAAGTGGTAGTAGAACCAGAAGCGGAAGAAAAGCTAGTGCAGCAAGTGGTAGTAGAACCAGAAGCGGAAGAAAAGCCAATGCAGCAAATGGTAGTAGAACCGCAAGTGGAAGAAAAGCCAGTGCAGCAAATGGTAGTAGAGCAAGTACAAGAGAAAGCATATGTTGTAAATCAAAGAGAGAACGATATGCGAAATGTATTGCAAACACCACCGACATATGCAATTCCGCCATTAACATTGTTGTCAATTCCGCAGCAAGCAGCGTTAGATAATACGGAATGGTTGGATGAACAGAAAGAATTATTAAATACGACATTTAATAATTTCCATGTTGGTGCACATGTTATTAACGTATCGCAAGGTCCAGCAGTAACTCGTTTTGAAGTACAGCCAGACCCAGGTGTGAAAGTAAATAAAATTACAAATTTAAGTGATGATATTAAGTTAAGCTTAGCTGCGAAAGATATTCGTATTGAAGCGCCAATTCCAGGGAAGAGTGCGATTGGAATCGAAGTTCCAAATAAAGAAAGTAAGCCAGTGTTTCTTCGTGAAATTTTAAGAAGTCCTGTGTTTACAAAGAGCGAATCACCGCTTACAGTTGCGCTCGGGCTTGATATTTCAGGCGATCCAATTGTAACTGATATTCGGAAAATGCCACACGGACTTATTGCGGGTGCAACAGGTTCTGGGAAAAGTGTGTGTATTAACGCAATTTTAACGAGCATTTTATATAAAGCGAAACCGCATGAAGTGAAGTTAATGTTAATCGATCCGAAGATGGTTGAGCTTGCACCATACAATTCTGTTCCACATCTTGTAGCGCCTGTTATTACAGATGTAAAAGCAGCAACAGCGGCTTTAAAGTGGGCAGTCGAAGAGATGGAACGCCGTTATGAATTATTTGCGCATGCTGGTGCTCGTGATTTAACTCGTTACAATACGATTGTAAGTGGGAGAGAAATCCCAGGTGAGACATTACCTTATATTGTAATCGTCATTGACGAGTTAGCTGACTTAATGATGGTTGCTCCTGGTGATGTTGAGGAAGCGATTTGTCGTATTGCACAAAAAGCTCGTGCTTGTGGTATTCACTTATTAGTTGCGACGCAGAGACCATCTGTAGACGTTATTACAGGTTTAATTAAATCAAACATTCCAACGCGTATTGCGTTTACAGTATCATCTCAAGTTGATTCGCGTACGATTATCGATATTGGGGGCGCGGAGAAATTACTTGGTCGTGGTGATATGTTATTCTTAGGAAACGGTACGTCTAAACCGGTTCGTGTACAAGGTGTATATGTATCGGATGATGAGATTGAGAAAACAGTTGATCATGTGAGAAAGCAAATGAAGCCGAACTACTTATTTAAGCAAGAGGATTTATTAGCGAAAACAGAACAAGCTGAGTCGGAAGACGAATTGTTCTTTGATGCATGTCAATTTGTTGTAGAACAAGGGGGAGCGTCCACATCTTCTGTACAGCGAAAATTCCGCATCGGTTATAATCGCGCGGCACGTCTCATTGAAGAGATGGAATCGCAAGGGATTATTTCTGAAGGAAGAGGAACGAAACCGAGAGATGTCCTTATTTCTGAGGATGAATTTGCTGCTATGCAGGAAACAAATGTATAG
- the trmB gene encoding tRNA (guanosine(46)-N7)-methyltransferase TrmB, which translates to MRLRHKPYAMDRINEYSHIVIGNPEERAGNWKEVFGNEQPIHIEVGTGRGRFMYDMAKANPHINYIGIEKFTSVVVDALDKLIEEELPNLKLINKDAEDLKVFFAQGEIDRVYLNFSDPWPKNRHTKRRLTYKTFLRNYEEVLVDGGEIHFKTDNQGLFEYSLMSMAEYGMLLTYLSLDLHNSDYEGNIMTEYEEKFSSKGHRIYRVEAKYRTEPMQ; encoded by the coding sequence ATGCGTTTAAGACATAAACCTTATGCAATGGATCGAATTAATGAATATTCACATATCGTAATCGGAAACCCAGAAGAGCGCGCTGGTAACTGGAAAGAAGTATTTGGAAATGAACAACCAATTCATATTGAAGTAGGTACAGGACGTGGCCGCTTTATGTATGATATGGCAAAAGCGAATCCACATATTAATTATATTGGAATTGAAAAATTCACAAGTGTTGTTGTAGATGCACTTGATAAATTAATTGAAGAAGAATTACCGAACTTAAAGTTAATTAATAAAGATGCTGAAGATTTAAAAGTTTTCTTTGCACAAGGTGAAATTGACCGCGTTTATTTAAACTTCTCAGATCCATGGCCGAAGAACCGTCATACGAAGCGTCGTTTAACGTATAAAACATTTTTACGCAATTACGAAGAAGTGTTAGTAGATGGCGGAGAAATTCATTTCAAAACTGATAACCAAGGTTTATTTGAATATTCTCTTATGAGTATGGCTGAGTATGGTATGTTATTAACTTACCTTAGCTTAGATCTTCATAATAGTGATTATGAAGGAAACATTATGACAGAGTACGAAGAGAAGTTCTCTAGTAAAGGTCATCGTATTTACCGAGTTGAAGCGAAATATCGCACAGAGCCTATGCAGTAA
- a CDS encoding thiamine transporter: MKQQLKIAELLKRIETSKQQDIELGSYEIYVFSENELEKGQIGYRYDKHKNSLVSEENGKWQEGWIVIGYETDMGDPVFVNVDDNMYPVYTAERGTETWQPVYIGNMDEIINQL, translated from the coding sequence ATGAAACAACAACTAAAAATCGCAGAACTTCTGAAACGAATTGAAACTTCAAAACAGCAAGATATCGAGTTAGGTTCCTATGAAATATATGTATTTAGTGAAAATGAATTAGAAAAAGGACAAATCGGTTATCGATATGATAAACATAAAAATTCATTAGTAAGTGAAGAGAATGGAAAGTGGCAAGAAGGATGGATTGTGATTGGATATGAAACGGATATGGGCGATCCAGTTTTCGTGAATGTGGATGATAATATGTATCCAGTGTATACTGCAGAGCGTGGTACGGAAACGTGGCAGCCTGTTTATATTGGAAATATGGATGAGATTATAAACCAATTATAA
- the ytpR gene encoding YtpR family tRNA-binding protein — translation MNEVNVFYNLEGIGDTLIVTLQDITLENRTFDRKGDVARVYDRESNVTAGFNIFNASSYVEVTDNGNVTLTKEFVEKINEILAKNGFEEKVEADLTPKFVVGYVAEKEKHPNADKLNICTVEIGTETLQIVCGAPNVDAGQKVVVAKIGAVMPSGMLIKPAELRGVPSSGMICSARELELPDAPQEKGILVLEDSFEVGQEFKF, via the coding sequence ATGAACGAAGTGAACGTTTTTTACAACCTTGAAGGAATTGGTGACACTTTAATTGTTACCTTACAAGATATTACTTTAGAAAACCGTACATTTGACCGCAAAGGAGATGTTGCTCGCGTATACGATCGTGAAAGCAACGTAACAGCAGGATTCAACATCTTTAATGCATCTTCTTATGTAGAAGTAACAGATAACGGAAACGTTACATTAACAAAAGAGTTTGTTGAAAAAATTAACGAAATTTTAGCGAAGAATGGCTTTGAAGAAAAAGTAGAAGCTGATCTCACGCCGAAATTTGTTGTAGGCTATGTAGCTGAAAAAGAGAAGCATCCAAATGCTGATAAATTAAACATTTGTACAGTAGAAATCGGTACAGAAACATTACAAATCGTATGTGGTGCACCAAACGTTGATGCAGGACAAAAAGTTGTTGTTGCAAAAATCGGCGCTGTAATGCCAAGCGGTATGTTAATTAAACCTGCTGAGCTTCGCGGTGTTCCTTCTTCTGGAATGATTTGCTCTGCACGTGAATTAGAGCTTCCAGATGCTCCACAAGAAAAAGGTATTCTTGTATTAGAAGATAGCTTTGAAGTTGGACAAGAGTTCAAATTTTAA
- a CDS encoding YtnP family quorum-quenching lactonase, with the protein MEQLQVGNIKVTWLKGGNTHLDGGAMFGVVPKVLWSRKYQHNDTNHIYLRTDPLLLQTKEGNMLIDSGIGNGKLNEKMKRNQGVTEESSVYESLEKLGLKPEDVHYVLMTHLHFDHASGLTRREGDHLVPTFPNAKVYVSETEWNEMRNPNIRSRNTYWTENWEPIVDKVVTFQQEIEITDEIKMEHTGGHSDGHAVVVLESQGETMLHLADILPTHAHQNVLWVMAYDDYPMTSIEHKQKWMKYGAEKEAWFTFYHDAYYRAVKWNEEGHIIEKIERKTSIEA; encoded by the coding sequence ATGGAACAGTTACAAGTTGGAAATATAAAAGTGACATGGCTAAAAGGTGGGAATACACATTTAGATGGAGGTGCAATGTTTGGAGTTGTGCCGAAAGTACTTTGGTCACGCAAATATCAACATAATGATACAAACCATATTTATTTACGAACAGATCCGTTACTTTTGCAAACGAAAGAAGGAAACATGCTTATTGATTCTGGAATAGGAAACGGTAAGTTGAATGAGAAAATGAAGCGAAATCAAGGTGTAACAGAAGAATCATCGGTTTATGAATCGTTAGAAAAACTGGGTCTAAAGCCTGAAGATGTTCATTACGTCTTAATGACGCATCTTCATTTCGATCATGCATCTGGTTTAACAAGGCGGGAAGGAGATCACCTTGTGCCGACGTTTCCGAATGCGAAAGTTTATGTAAGTGAAACGGAATGGAATGAAATGAGGAATCCAAATATTAGATCGCGTAATACATACTGGACGGAAAATTGGGAGCCGATTGTAGATAAAGTTGTTACCTTCCAGCAAGAAATAGAAATTACGGATGAAATAAAAATGGAGCATACGGGTGGTCATAGTGATGGACATGCCGTTGTCGTCCTTGAAAGTCAGGGTGAAACGATGCTTCATTTAGCGGATATTTTACCGACGCATGCACATCAAAATGTATTATGGGTAATGGCCTACGATGACTATCCAATGACATCGATTGAACATAAACAAAAGTGGATGAAGTATGGTGCTGAGAAAGAAGCATGGTTTACGTTTTATCATGACGCATATTATCGTGCTGTGAAGTGGAATGAGGAAGGGCATATCATAGAAAAAATAGAACGGAAAACGAGTATAGAAGCATAA
- a CDS encoding N-acetylmuramoyl-L-alanine amidase yields the protein MKYIKIMGMIAFIGIYMGGCSQEQPKKEASSSVRETSKEKKEDAPVEKQQEEQEKKEEPQAIQTNEQVEPKQEEASAEEKKEETTPVQPPEQPAQNNEQKIESKEKQEKFLVVIDPGHQQKANLNLEPIGPGATTQKYKVTDGTTGVVTKKRESVLVLEMAFILKEKLEAKGMQVLMTRTSQDVDISNKERATFANDHKANLFLRLHADGSENPNQSGFAVLTPAEGSPYTKEIYAESLQISQTIVNKMRENHQVKVNGIKYRDDLSGFNWAKVPGVLLELGFMSNPEEDKKLSDPQYVNSLLQSVTDSVDEYRKSKA from the coding sequence ATGAAGTATATAAAAATAATGGGCATGATTGCATTTATTGGCATATATATGGGAGGTTGCTCACAGGAGCAGCCGAAAAAAGAAGCATCATCTTCTGTAAGAGAAACAAGCAAAGAGAAAAAGGAAGACGCACCGGTAGAAAAACAGCAAGAAGAACAAGAAAAGAAAGAAGAACCACAAGCAATTCAAACGAATGAGCAAGTAGAACCTAAGCAGGAGGAAGCGTCGGCAGAGGAAAAGAAAGAGGAAACTACGCCGGTGCAGCCACCAGAGCAACCAGCACAAAATAATGAACAAAAAATAGAGAGTAAGGAGAAGCAAGAAAAGTTTCTCGTTGTCATTGATCCAGGGCATCAACAAAAAGCGAATTTAAATTTAGAGCCGATTGGTCCAGGAGCAACTACTCAAAAATATAAAGTGACAGATGGGACAACAGGTGTTGTAACAAAAAAGAGAGAGTCTGTCCTTGTGTTAGAAATGGCTTTTATATTAAAAGAAAAGTTGGAAGCAAAAGGTATGCAAGTATTAATGACGAGAACGTCACAAGATGTTGATATAAGCAATAAAGAACGTGCGACATTCGCAAATGATCATAAGGCGAATTTGTTTTTACGTCTTCATGCAGATGGTTCGGAAAATCCAAACCAAAGTGGATTTGCTGTATTGACGCCGGCAGAAGGAAGTCCGTATACGAAAGAGATTTATGCGGAAAGTCTTCAAATCTCTCAAACGATAGTAAATAAAATGAGAGAGAATCATCAAGTGAAAGTAAATGGAATTAAATATCGAGATGATCTTTCTGGGTTTAATTGGGCAAAAGTTCCTGGCGTTCTATTAGAACTTGGATTTATGTCAAATCCTGAAGAAGATAAAAAATTATCTGATCCGCAGTATGTGAATTCTTTATTACAAAGCGTAACGGATAGTGTAGATGAATATCGGAAGAGTAAAGCTTAA
- a CDS encoding DUF84 family protein — MKVVVGSKNKTKVGAVEKVWNDAEVTSLSVPSGVANQPFSDEETMQGAVNRAKRALQEGEAQIGIGLEGGVMKTEHGLFMCNWGALATSDDKIFVAGGARIKLPDDFLAPLEDGKELSEVMEEFVERKDIRSHEGAIGIFTDDYVDRTELFVHVVKLLVGQYKYDEKQA; from the coding sequence ATGAAAGTAGTAGTTGGATCGAAGAATAAAACGAAGGTTGGAGCTGTGGAGAAGGTTTGGAATGATGCTGAAGTTACATCTCTTTCTGTTCCGTCAGGAGTAGCAAACCAGCCTTTCTCAGATGAAGAGACGATGCAAGGAGCGGTAAATAGAGCGAAGCGAGCGCTGCAAGAAGGAGAAGCTCAAATCGGTATTGGGCTAGAAGGCGGTGTAATGAAAACGGAGCACGGTTTATTTATGTGTAACTGGGGTGCACTCGCAACGAGTGACGATAAGATATTCGTTGCAGGAGGAGCGCGTATTAAGTTACCAGACGATTTTTTAGCGCCTCTTGAAGATGGCAAAGAGTTAAGTGAAGTGATGGAAGAGTTTGTAGAGCGGAAAGATATTCGTAGTCACGAAGGTGCTATCGGTATTTTTACAGATGATTATGTCGACCGAACTGAATTATTTGTACACGTTGTTAAGTTACTTGTTGGGCAATATAAGTATGATGAAAAGCAAGCATAA